In the Hordeum vulgare subsp. vulgare chromosome 7H, MorexV3_pseudomolecules_assembly, whole genome shotgun sequence genome, one interval contains:
- the LOC123408335 gene encoding 1-aminocyclopropane-1-carboxylate oxidase homolog 2-like has product MAQLKVTESRTRPVVFAWTEAEDRPPKAKPSMAAPAYDRAAELRALDATFAGVHGLVAAEATHVPRIFRVPDPPSKQPPQEPPSEAPSVPVIDLGGSDRAATVASVRRAAEEWGFFQVTGHGVPAQSTAAALAAVQRFHEAPGGEGSEKARLHSREPGRAVKYHCNFDLHQSGVANWRDTLYLRMAPEPPLAADLPEPCRDALFEYAEQVRNLGNTLFGLLSEALGLNPSYLADMECNQGQIMLCHYFPPCPEPEVAIGTSRHSDSSFLTVLLQDQVGGLQVLHEDRWVAVAPAPGALVVNVGDLLQLVSNDGLRSVEHRVVLAKVAKEARVSIACFFSTHFHPASTRAYGPIRELVSEDRPALYRETLVRDYVKHYYAIGLDAKTALSVFRL; this is encoded by the exons ATGGCCCAGCTGAAG GTGACCGAAAGTCGCACTCGGCCCGTCGTCTTTGCTTGGACTGAAGCAGAGGACAGACCTCCCAAAGCCAAGCCAAGCATGGCCGCCCCCGCCTACGACCGCGCGGCCGAGCTGCGCGCGCTGGACGCGACCTTCGCCGGCGTACATGGCCTCGTCGCCGCCGAGGCCACGCACGTCCCGCGCATCTTCCGCGTCCCCGACCCGCCATCCAAGCAACCGCCCCAAGAACCGCCGTCGGAAGCGCCCTCCGTCCCGGTGATCGACCTGGGTGGCTCCGACCGCGCGGCCACGGTCGCGTCCGTGCGCCGGGCAGCGGAGGAGTGGGGCTTCTTCCAGGTGACTGGCCACGGCGTGCCTGCGCAGTCGACGGCTGCGGCGCTGGCTGCAGTCCAGAGATTCCACGAGGCCCCCGGCGGCGAGGGCAGCGAGAAGGCGAGGCTCCACTCGCGGGAGCCCGGCAGGGCCGTGAAGTACCACTGCAACTTCGACCTGCACCAGTCGGGCGTGGCCAACTGGCGCGACACGCTCTACCTCCGCATGGCCCCTGAGCCGCCCCTCGCCGCCGACCTGCCGGAGCCCTGCCG TGACGCGCTGTTCGAATACGCGGAGCAGGTGAGGAACCTGGGGAACACTCTGTTCGGGCTGCTGTCGGAAGCGCTCGGGCTGAACCCGAGCTATCTGGCGGACATGGAGTGCAACCAGGGCCAGATCATGCTGTGCCACTACTTCCCCCCGTGCCCGGAGCCCGAGGTGGCCATCGGTACCAGCCGGCACTCCGACTCCAGCTTCCTCACCGTACTGCTCCAGGACCAAGTCGGTGGCCTGCAGGTCCTCCACGAGGACCGGTGGGTCGCCGTCGCCCCCGCCCCCGGCGCACTCGTCGTCAACGTCGGCGACCTCCTTCAG CTGGTCTCCAACGACGGGTTGAGGAGCGTGGAGCACAGGGTGGTGCTGGCCAAGGTTGCCAAGGAGGCGAGGGTGTCCATCGCCTGCTTCTTCAGCACGCACTTCCAcccggcgtcgacgagggcgtaCGGCCCCATCCGGGAGCTGGTGTCCGAGGACAGGCCGGCGCTGTACAGGGAGACGCTCGTGAGGGACTACGTCAAGCATTACTACGCCATCGGCCTGGACGCCAAGACCGCTCTCTCCGTTTTCCGGTTGTGA